A window of the Chloroflexus sp. Y-396-1 genome harbors these coding sequences:
- a CDS encoding aspartate ammonia-lyase, translating into MAEGYRIERDSLGEMQVPANALYGAQTQRAVLNFPVSGMRPYPAFVWAQTMIKRAAAEVNRDLGLLDPQIANAIIQAADEVLAGKHADQFVVDPFQAGAGTSHNMNVNEVLANRANQILGYSLDDPKKPVSPNDHVNMAQSTNDTIPTAIRLGCLWRLPELLAAIDNLADALEQKAVEFDDVVKSGRTHLQDAVPVRLGQEFGAYAKAVRNDRERIATAANRLRRLGIGGTATGTGLNAHPEYHSRMIAKLSELTGQELYSSGNLFESMQSMADPADFSASLRTLCITLGRIANDLRLLSSGPATGLDEIRLPAVQPGSSIMPGKVNPVLAEMLNMACYHVQGCDLTVALAAQAGQLELNVMMPIIAHNLFEMMHVLIGAINAFTTKCVVGITANREKAAGWLAKNAILVTALNPVIGYLNGAEVAKEAMATGKTIKEVVVEKGLLTPEQVDELLDVRKMTEGGIQGIAAAG; encoded by the coding sequence ATGGCTGAAGGCTATCGCATTGAACGCGACTCGTTAGGTGAGATGCAAGTACCGGCTAATGCGCTTTACGGTGCGCAGACTCAACGAGCTGTATTGAACTTTCCGGTCAGTGGGATGCGTCCATACCCGGCGTTCGTCTGGGCGCAAACGATGATCAAGCGAGCAGCGGCTGAAGTTAATCGTGACCTCGGTCTGCTCGATCCGCAAATTGCCAACGCGATCATCCAGGCCGCTGATGAAGTATTGGCCGGCAAGCATGCAGATCAATTCGTTGTTGATCCATTCCAAGCCGGTGCTGGTACGTCTCACAACATGAATGTTAACGAGGTCTTAGCCAATCGCGCCAATCAGATACTGGGTTACAGTCTTGATGACCCGAAGAAGCCGGTCAGCCCAAATGATCATGTGAATATGGCGCAATCAACCAACGATACCATTCCAACAGCCATTCGTTTGGGATGTCTGTGGCGCCTGCCCGAACTGCTCGCAGCCATCGATAATCTTGCCGATGCGCTTGAACAGAAGGCTGTCGAATTTGACGATGTTGTCAAGTCGGGACGCACGCATCTGCAAGATGCCGTTCCCGTGCGACTCGGTCAAGAGTTTGGCGCGTATGCGAAAGCAGTACGCAACGACCGCGAGCGCATCGCCACCGCGGCCAATCGGCTCCGTCGGTTAGGGATTGGCGGTACGGCAACCGGTACCGGCCTCAATGCCCATCCCGAATATCACAGCCGCATGATAGCCAAGTTGAGCGAACTGACCGGTCAGGAACTGTACTCATCAGGCAATCTCTTTGAGTCGATGCAGAGCATGGCCGATCCCGCCGACTTTTCAGCCAGTCTACGCACCCTCTGCATCACATTAGGGCGTATTGCCAACGATCTTCGTTTGCTCTCCTCTGGCCCGGCTACCGGTCTTGATGAAATTCGTCTCCCGGCTGTTCAACCCGGTTCCTCAATCATGCCGGGCAAGGTGAATCCGGTGTTAGCTGAAATGCTGAATATGGCCTGCTACCACGTGCAGGGCTGTGATCTTACAGTAGCCCTGGCTGCGCAAGCCGGTCAGCTCGAACTGAACGTTATGATGCCGATCATTGCTCATAACCTGTTTGAGATGATGCACGTCCTGATCGGCGCGATCAATGCCTTCACGACCAAATGCGTGGTTGGGATCACTGCCAATCGGGAAAAGGCGGCTGGCTGGCTGGCGAAGAATGCCATTCTAGTTACCGCTCTGAACCCGGTTATCGGTTATCTTAACGGGGCTGAAGTGGCGAAAGAGGCGATGGCAACCGGCAAGACGATCAAGGAAGTGGTCGTCGAGAAGGGTTTGCTAACCCCTGAACAGGTTGATGAGCTGCTTGATGTGCGGAAGATGACCGAGGGCGGTATTCAGGGCATTGCAGCCGCCGGTTAG
- the moaA gene encoding GTP 3',8-cyclase MoaA, translating into MAAHQLSGTTPIIFYDPNRHPRYATDTPALDQYGRRIDYLRVSLTDRCNMRCIYCMPAVGVQFAPRPDLLTNDELLLVINAAARAGFRKLRLTGGEPTLRHDLVNLVRELKRVPGIEHIAMTTNALRLRKLAQPLRDAGLDRVNISIDTLDPVKFRIITRGGSLDEVWAGIEAADAAGLHPIKLNAVVVRGMNDEEVVRLAGLTLERPWEFRFIEVMPLTGVAGLAEEGIVASAELIARLEQHYGPLEEIGHAPSDPARTYRIPGAKGVIGFISSVSDPFCATCNRMRLTADGRLHLCLLRDDEVDLRAAVRAGATVEEVEQIIRHAVYIKPWGHGLPVGVKPTLRGMSELGG; encoded by the coding sequence ATGGCCGCTCATCAGCTCTCTGGCACGACTCCCATCATCTTCTATGACCCGAATCGTCATCCGCGTTACGCTACCGATACTCCAGCGCTTGATCAGTATGGTCGGCGAATTGACTATCTGCGGGTTTCCCTTACCGATCGCTGCAATATGCGTTGCATCTACTGTATGCCGGCGGTTGGTGTCCAGTTTGCCCCTCGTCCCGATCTGCTGACCAATGATGAACTCTTATTGGTGATCAATGCAGCCGCTCGGGCTGGCTTTCGCAAGTTGCGCCTAACCGGTGGTGAACCAACGCTCCGCCACGATCTAGTTAATTTGGTGCGCGAACTCAAGCGGGTTCCTGGCATCGAGCATATTGCAATGACGACGAATGCGCTTCGCTTACGTAAACTTGCCCAACCGTTGCGTGATGCCGGTCTTGATCGAGTTAACATTAGTATTGATACTCTCGACCCGGTGAAGTTTCGCATCATAACCCGTGGTGGCAGTCTCGATGAAGTGTGGGCCGGGATCGAAGCGGCTGATGCTGCCGGATTGCATCCGATCAAACTGAATGCGGTGGTCGTGCGTGGGATGAATGATGAAGAAGTGGTGCGGCTGGCTGGGTTAACATTGGAACGACCGTGGGAATTTCGTTTTATCGAAGTAATGCCACTTACCGGTGTCGCCGGTCTGGCCGAAGAGGGAATCGTCGCGAGCGCCGAATTGATTGCCCGCCTTGAACAGCATTACGGCCCCCTTGAAGAGATTGGCCATGCACCGAGTGATCCGGCCCGTACCTACCGCATCCCAGGAGCCAAAGGAGTTATCGGCTTTATCTCGAGTGTTAGTGATCCCTTCTGTGCAACCTGCAACCGCATGCGCCTCACTGCCGATGGCCGTCTGCATCTCTGTCTGTTACGTGACGATGAAGTTGATCTAAGGGCCGCAGTGCGCGCTGGCGCCACCGTGGAAGAAGTTGAACAGATCATTCGTCACGCAGTGTATATTAAACCGTGGGGGCACGGCCTTCCCGTCGGTGTCAAACCGACACTGCGTGGTATGTCAGAGCTGGGTGGTTAA
- a CDS encoding small ribosomal subunit Rsm22 family protein — protein MQLPASLQNMLERIIADQPATALEQAAIELSTRYRKTGTGSTPVISTPIAAVAYAAWRMPATYAALRSVFRRLAESQPDFAPKRMLDIGAGSGAAIWAAAEQWPSLQHVVAIERQPAMARLGRQLTTSTDLPTVVWHQQDVLTLDRLPESDLVVAGYVYGEIESTARNILLSRLWKATSGALVLVEPGTPAGHATILHARGELIKRAAHLVAPCPHTASCPLAERNDWCHFSQRIARPAFQRRLKGASAPFEDEKFAYLIVGRYPALPVNGRIVRHPKTYSGRIELQVCTADGLQLITVTRSQGTIWRQARDKEWGDSWLDSPSSDVSTPGIRVL, from the coding sequence ATGCAACTTCCAGCATCTTTACAGAATATGCTTGAGCGCATTATTGCCGATCAGCCGGCAACAGCGCTCGAGCAGGCAGCAATTGAACTCTCAACACGTTACCGTAAGACGGGAACCGGTAGCACGCCCGTGATCAGTACTCCGATTGCCGCAGTTGCCTACGCCGCATGGCGAATGCCGGCTACCTATGCAGCCCTACGGTCTGTCTTCCGCCGGTTAGCGGAGAGTCAACCCGATTTTGCCCCCAAACGGATGCTCGATATTGGCGCCGGTAGCGGGGCAGCAATCTGGGCTGCTGCCGAGCAATGGCCTTCTCTCCAGCACGTCGTTGCGATTGAGCGACAGCCAGCGATGGCCCGGCTTGGCAGACAACTAACAACCAGTACCGACCTGCCGACAGTTGTGTGGCACCAGCAAGATGTTCTGACGCTCGATCGTCTCCCTGAAAGTGATCTGGTAGTAGCCGGGTATGTGTACGGTGAAATTGAGTCGACCGCACGAAATATACTGTTGAGTCGGCTATGGAAAGCAACCAGCGGGGCGCTGGTACTGGTCGAACCGGGTACGCCTGCCGGGCACGCCACCATTTTGCATGCGCGCGGCGAACTGATCAAGCGCGCTGCGCATCTGGTAGCACCATGCCCTCATACCGCTTCCTGCCCGTTGGCTGAACGTAACGACTGGTGTCATTTTAGTCAGCGTATTGCCCGTCCGGCCTTTCAGCGTCGGTTGAAAGGTGCTTCCGCACCGTTTGAAGATGAGAAATTCGCGTACCTGATTGTTGGGCGATACCCGGCTTTGCCGGTCAATGGGCGAATCGTGCGTCATCCGAAAACCTACAGTGGTCGTATTGAATTGCAGGTCTGCACTGCCGATGGGTTGCAATTGATAACCGTCACTCGTAGCCAGGGAACCATCTGGCGTCAGGCCCGTGATAAGGAATGGGGGGATAGTTGGTTAGATAGTCCATCTTCAGACGTAAGCACTCCTGGTATCCGAGTGCTATAA
- a CDS encoding metalloregulator ArsR/SmtB family transcription factor, translating to MKVERKEQGATRRSILQLLRRHGQMSAIELSEALEIGAVGIRQHLTALQQEGLVYICGLRRNVGRPAHLYALTERAESFFPKHYERLVCELIESVAAVGGEAAVTEILEQRRKTLFTRLAPQLANKPREAQITALTEALAEQGYMCECEQSEQGDWLLTQYNCPFDCVARRYPQICAQELRLYEELLATSIERDTTIAGGSHCCRYRIPG from the coding sequence ATGAAAGTTGAGCGCAAAGAGCAGGGAGCAACTCGGCGCAGTATCTTGCAATTGCTGCGGCGTCACGGCCAAATGAGTGCGATTGAGCTGAGCGAAGCACTGGAAATTGGTGCAGTCGGTATTCGCCAGCATCTCACCGCTTTACAGCAGGAAGGCCTAGTATATATCTGTGGTCTGCGGCGCAACGTTGGTCGCCCGGCACATCTTTATGCCCTCACTGAGCGCGCAGAATCTTTCTTCCCTAAGCACTACGAGCGTCTCGTTTGTGAGCTGATCGAGAGCGTCGCTGCTGTTGGTGGCGAAGCGGCAGTCACCGAAATACTCGAACAACGGCGTAAAACTCTCTTCACGCGATTAGCCCCACAACTGGCTAATAAACCTCGAGAAGCACAAATCACTGCGCTCACTGAGGCGTTAGCCGAACAGGGATATATGTGTGAGTGTGAGCAGAGTGAGCAAGGGGATTGGCTGCTAACTCAGTACAACTGCCCATTTGATTGTGTCGCCCGTCGCTATCCACAGATCTGCGCACAAGAGTTACGGCTATATGAAGAGCTGCTGGCAACGAGTATCGAACGCGATACGACGATTGCCGGCGGTAGTCATTGTTGTCGCTATCGGATTCCAGGCTAG
- the apbC gene encoding iron-sulfur cluster carrier protein ApbC codes for MGRLSNHQSATVSEEQILAALRQVQEPELGGDLVSRQMVKHIAICDGIVRCTIELTTPACPLKDQIRAEAEAAVQAVPGVKEVHIDFTANVRRPAGIPEQAAIPGVANVVAVAAGKGGVGKSTVAANLAVALAQMGAQVGLLDADVFGPSLPLMLGVRGQPMAVSDASGQPMMLPLTNYGIKVMSVGFLIDEAQPVIWRGPMVSQLLRQFLYQVAWAPLDYLIIDMPPGTGDVALTLAQSLPLTGALIVTTPQQVATIDVVKAMEMFRKVNVPLLGIVENMAYFIAPDTGKRYDIFGSGGAQRLAQQLGVPVLGQIPLGISVREGGDSGQPAVISDAPDAYADIFRELARQVAARISVLQYATV; via the coding sequence ATGGGGCGCTTATCAAATCATCAATCGGCTACGGTGAGCGAAGAGCAGATTCTGGCCGCTCTTCGTCAGGTACAAGAGCCAGAGTTGGGGGGTGATCTAGTTTCACGGCAGATGGTCAAGCACATTGCCATCTGCGATGGGATTGTCCGTTGTACGATTGAACTGACAACTCCGGCCTGTCCGTTGAAGGATCAGATTCGCGCCGAAGCTGAAGCCGCAGTACAGGCTGTCCCAGGGGTCAAAGAAGTACACATCGATTTCACAGCCAATGTACGGCGTCCCGCCGGTATTCCTGAACAGGCGGCTATTCCCGGTGTGGCTAATGTTGTTGCAGTGGCGGCCGGTAAGGGTGGGGTCGGGAAAAGTACTGTAGCGGCCAATCTGGCGGTTGCGCTGGCGCAGATGGGTGCTCAGGTTGGTTTGCTCGATGCTGATGTGTTTGGGCCGAGCTTACCGCTGATGTTGGGGGTGCGCGGACAACCGATGGCTGTCAGTGATGCAAGTGGTCAGCCGATGATGTTGCCACTCACCAACTATGGGATTAAAGTGATGTCGGTTGGCTTCCTGATCGACGAGGCACAGCCGGTGATCTGGCGTGGGCCGATGGTCAGTCAATTGTTGCGCCAGTTTCTGTATCAGGTCGCTTGGGCGCCACTCGACTATCTGATTATTGATATGCCACCTGGCACCGGCGATGTTGCGCTGACCCTGGCTCAGAGCTTACCACTAACCGGTGCGCTGATCGTGACCACGCCGCAGCAGGTGGCAACTATTGATGTGGTTAAGGCCATGGAGATGTTTCGCAAAGTGAATGTTCCGCTCCTTGGCATTGTCGAGAATATGGCCTACTTCATTGCCCCTGATACCGGCAAACGCTACGATATTTTTGGCAGCGGTGGCGCCCAGCGATTGGCGCAGCAGTTAGGGGTACCGGTGTTGGGTCAGATTCCGCTCGGTATTAGTGTACGCGAGGGGGGCGATAGTGGCCAACCGGCTGTGATTAGTGATGCCCCTGATGCGTATGCTGATATATTCCGAGAATTGGCCCGCCAGGTTGCGGCCCGTATTTCAGTGTTACAGTACGCTACAGTATAA
- a CDS encoding SPOR domain-containing protein: protein MSHNYRLWLFSLVGLFLLALTACGGGSAAPTAVPTTEPTQAVALPTRTPRPTVAPARPTATPRPSPTTAGQSGQLALVEIGSLKTYDHPSGVFKIDVPNNWTLQDNSSREELLLIWTDPTGNGAILVNIFEDSRSYSDSQLAKLLTDFLEERFGQQPDFSYDDARPQSDGSQLVVWSYTATAGNNIQTTMLGNSFVEQRGDKVSILTTLVPEEQFETLVSQTDKIINTYRINPSAAIGGGSNTPAAGGTVLAPVQVGRLRTFNHPSGVFQIDIPENWSLTDNSRPGELILVWNDPSNNAAIIVDILEDSTVYSDDQLVDKMVSFLQSSFGNQPDFFYENPKPQSDGSILIVWGFTATASNNVQASMLGNSFIEQRGNKLSVLTTLVPAEQFDALVSRTDEIINTYRIYPDLRVP from the coding sequence ATGTCTCACAACTATCGGCTCTGGTTGTTTTCGCTCGTCGGTCTATTCCTACTCGCTCTGACAGCCTGTGGTGGTGGTAGTGCAGCTCCAACTGCTGTCCCAACTACTGAACCAACGCAGGCCGTCGCACTCCCCACCCGTACTCCACGCCCGACCGTAGCTCCGGCTCGACCGACTGCAACTCCTCGTCCTTCACCGACGACAGCAGGGCAAAGCGGGCAGTTGGCGCTGGTAGAAATTGGCTCGCTCAAGACCTATGATCATCCGAGTGGTGTGTTTAAGATCGACGTTCCCAACAATTGGACGTTGCAGGATAACAGTTCTAGAGAAGAGCTGTTGTTGATCTGGACAGACCCAACAGGTAATGGTGCAATTCTGGTTAATATCTTTGAGGATAGTCGCAGTTATTCTGATAGTCAGCTCGCAAAGCTGCTCACGGACTTCCTCGAAGAGCGCTTTGGTCAACAACCAGACTTCTCCTACGATGATGCACGACCGCAAAGCGATGGTAGTCAACTGGTTGTCTGGTCGTATACCGCTACCGCCGGAAACAACATCCAGACCACGATGTTAGGGAATAGCTTTGTCGAGCAACGCGGTGACAAAGTCTCGATCCTGACCACCCTGGTGCCTGAAGAGCAATTCGAGACGCTGGTGAGTCAGACTGACAAGATTATCAATACCTATCGCATCAATCCCAGCGCTGCGATTGGTGGTGGGAGTAATACGCCTGCTGCCGGTGGCACCGTCCTCGCACCGGTTCAGGTCGGTCGCCTCCGAACCTTCAATCATCCCTCTGGTGTATTCCAAATCGACATCCCGGAGAACTGGTCATTGACTGACAATAGCCGTCCCGGTGAGCTTATTCTGGTCTGGAATGATCCGAGCAATAATGCGGCGATTATCGTTGACATTCTGGAAGATAGTACAGTGTACAGCGATGATCAGTTAGTCGATAAAATGGTTAGTTTCCTGCAATCATCTTTTGGCAACCAGCCCGATTTCTTCTACGAAAACCCAAAACCGCAGAGCGACGGCAGCATTCTGATCGTCTGGGGATTCACAGCAACTGCATCAAACAATGTACAGGCGTCGATGTTGGGAAACAGTTTTATTGAACAGCGTGGGAACAAGCTTTCGGTATTGACCACACTGGTACCGGCTGAGCAATTTGACGCACTGGTGAGTCGGACAGACGAGATAATCAATACCTATCGGATCTATCCTGATCTCAGGGTGCCGTAG
- the dnaE gene encoding DNA polymerase III subunit alpha, with amino-acid sequence MHDFVHLHVHSEYSLLDGYATTKGIAQRAAELGMDSIALTDHGVMYGAMEFYEAAKKAGIRPIIGVEAYMAPGSLSDPMTRGSKNYFHLLLLAQNEVGYRNLVKLTTRAHLDGMGKGVFARPRIDRQLLETYHEGLIVTSACLAGEVLHHLKQGDRRAAVETAAYYRDLLGPDRYYLELQLHDNTPELESLNEELVRIGRELGIPLVATSDAHFVRPEDKATQHKIMAMGMNMTYAEFCAREYAMDESYHIMSGEQMWAKFKRYGSEPLENTRRIADMCRLKLEFGRVQLPVFELPPGHDAASYLRLVCEEGLMRRFNGQPPDEYVRRLDYELDVINKTGFPDYMLIVWDYVKFARSRGIPCLPRGSAGASLVLYALGITDVDPVKNKLLFERFLSPERLEMPDIDTDFADSRRQEILDYIANKYGRENVAQIITYGTLGAKAAIRDMGRVLGLDPNEVDRVAKLIPALPVGTTIAQALERVPELKQIYETQPHLRELIDEAQKVEGRMRSVGTHACGVVVSRTPLEEIVPLQRTTKDENALMAAFEGPTLAKMGLLKMDILGLTNLSVVAEALKYIEQTTGRRMWLDEIPLDDRKVFEALGRGETKNVFQLESAGMTRYLMQLKPTRVEDLYAMVALYRPGPLEQIPVYIQNKNNPSQIRYLHPVLEPILSDTYGVIVYQEQIMQLLQTVADYTLGQAYIVIKAISKKNRELMAENEAIFKQGCQRKGISKEIADQLWELILPFAGYSFNRPHATLYGLLSYQTAWLKVNYPVEYMTAVLTGASGVIEDVTKAAIEARRLGVAVLPPDVNRSQKGFTIEPLAEPLPPGVTYNRGIRFGLMAIKNVGEGPVEAIIAARESGGPFQSLEDLCARVDRHALNKRTLESLIKAGALDSLPGTRRQKLAILDQAVTAGIEAQKAREIGQSSLFDIFGGLPGSNPIVSRIPLPLINETAADQKEVLLWEKELLGLNISDDPIAKALEGIDTTGATDLGSIEAEHIGETLTFVGVLSGVRRIATKKGETMLVATLEDLTGSIELVVFPKVLAKSADLLQNDAVVRVTAKVDNRRDTPQLVVESVEAPKSIDQATSVQPVEMDLEGVSDDLDGEPVVDLPPLQAVEPQPAVAVAPSPPPSLSPAKPPAVRPRQPVKLAGHGNGNGDGYSNGHSTIRSSAPGSESGRGEGVSARNLRIYLPRSHDFDADIALMQHIHQILSNSHGHDQVTLYVPNGVGMVVLQSQHTITISDALIAELKQVLGPERVLA; translated from the coding sequence ATGCACGACTTCGTTCATCTGCATGTTCACTCTGAATATAGCCTGCTCGATGGCTATGCTACCACCAAAGGTATTGCCCAACGTGCCGCCGAACTGGGAATGGACAGTATTGCCTTAACCGACCATGGCGTCATGTACGGCGCAATGGAGTTCTATGAGGCGGCCAAAAAGGCTGGTATTCGGCCAATTATTGGGGTTGAAGCCTACATGGCGCCGGGTTCGCTTAGCGACCCAATGACCAGAGGGAGCAAAAACTACTTTCATCTTCTGCTCCTAGCGCAAAACGAGGTTGGCTACCGCAATCTGGTCAAGCTCACTACCCGTGCCCATCTTGATGGCATGGGGAAGGGAGTCTTTGCGCGCCCCCGCATTGACCGTCAGTTGCTAGAGACCTATCACGAGGGCTTGATCGTCACCTCGGCCTGTCTGGCTGGTGAGGTACTGCACCACCTCAAGCAGGGTGACCGACGTGCAGCCGTTGAAACGGCAGCGTACTATCGTGATCTGCTTGGCCCTGATCGTTACTATCTTGAGTTGCAATTGCACGACAACACTCCCGAACTTGAATCACTGAATGAAGAGCTGGTGCGGATCGGACGTGAACTTGGGATTCCACTGGTCGCTACCAGCGACGCGCATTTCGTCCGTCCAGAAGATAAAGCCACGCAGCACAAAATTATGGCAATGGGTATGAACATGACCTACGCCGAGTTTTGTGCCCGCGAGTACGCCATGGACGAGAGCTACCACATTATGTCGGGCGAGCAGATGTGGGCGAAATTCAAGCGGTACGGGTCTGAACCGCTCGAAAATACCCGCCGTATCGCTGATATGTGTCGGCTGAAGCTCGAGTTTGGCCGCGTACAGTTACCGGTATTCGAGCTGCCGCCCGGCCACGATGCCGCTTCCTATCTACGTCTCGTCTGCGAAGAGGGGTTGATGCGCCGCTTCAACGGTCAACCACCCGATGAATATGTGCGTCGGCTCGACTATGAGCTTGATGTTATCAACAAGACCGGCTTTCCCGACTACATGTTGATCGTATGGGATTACGTGAAGTTTGCTCGTTCACGTGGTATCCCATGTCTGCCCCGTGGCTCGGCAGGCGCCTCACTGGTGCTTTATGCACTGGGTATTACTGACGTTGATCCGGTGAAGAATAAGTTGCTCTTCGAGCGGTTCCTCTCGCCGGAACGGCTGGAGATGCCTGATATTGATACCGACTTCGCCGATTCGCGTCGTCAGGAGATTCTGGACTATATTGCCAATAAGTACGGACGTGAGAATGTAGCCCAGATTATTACCTATGGTACGCTTGGTGCAAAGGCAGCAATTCGTGATATGGGTCGGGTACTTGGTCTCGATCCCAATGAGGTAGATCGAGTTGCGAAGCTAATTCCAGCGCTGCCGGTAGGAACGACTATCGCTCAGGCCCTTGAGCGGGTTCCCGAACTGAAACAGATATACGAAACGCAACCGCACTTGCGCGAGTTGATCGATGAAGCGCAAAAGGTCGAAGGGCGGATGCGTTCAGTCGGTACCCATGCGTGTGGTGTGGTGGTGAGTCGCACCCCCTTGGAAGAGATTGTGCCGCTCCAACGCACGACCAAAGACGAGAATGCGTTGATGGCAGCGTTTGAAGGCCCTACGCTGGCGAAGATGGGCCTGCTCAAGATGGATATTCTCGGCCTGACAAACCTTTCAGTAGTGGCCGAGGCACTTAAGTATATCGAGCAGACAACCGGACGACGGATGTGGCTCGATGAAATTCCGCTTGACGACCGAAAGGTATTTGAAGCATTAGGACGCGGTGAAACAAAGAACGTCTTCCAGCTTGAATCGGCGGGTATGACCCGTTATCTGATGCAACTGAAGCCAACCCGTGTGGAAGACCTTTACGCGATGGTGGCGCTCTATCGCCCTGGTCCGCTTGAACAGATTCCCGTCTACATTCAAAACAAGAATAATCCATCGCAAATCCGTTACCTTCACCCAGTGCTTGAACCGATCTTGTCTGACACCTACGGCGTGATCGTCTACCAGGAACAGATTATGCAACTGTTACAGACGGTCGCCGATTATACGCTCGGTCAGGCCTATATCGTGATTAAAGCAATCAGCAAGAAGAATCGCGAGCTGATGGCCGAAAACGAGGCGATCTTTAAACAGGGCTGTCAGCGCAAAGGGATCAGCAAAGAGATCGCCGATCAGCTCTGGGAGTTGATCTTGCCCTTTGCTGGCTATTCATTCAATCGCCCCCATGCTACCCTCTACGGTTTGCTCAGCTATCAGACGGCCTGGCTGAAAGTGAATTATCCGGTTGAGTATATGACGGCGGTTTTGACCGGCGCCAGCGGTGTGATTGAAGATGTCACCAAAGCGGCTATCGAGGCCCGGCGGTTGGGGGTTGCCGTACTGCCGCCTGATGTCAACCGTTCGCAGAAGGGATTTACGATTGAACCACTAGCTGAGCCATTGCCACCTGGGGTTACGTATAACCGTGGCATCCGCTTCGGTCTGATGGCTATTAAGAATGTAGGTGAAGGTCCGGTAGAGGCGATTATCGCCGCTCGTGAATCAGGTGGGCCATTCCAATCCCTCGAAGATCTCTGTGCGCGTGTAGACCGTCATGCACTCAATAAACGAACCCTGGAAAGCCTGATCAAAGCGGGTGCGCTGGATTCGCTCCCCGGCACCCGCCGCCAGAAGCTGGCCATCCTTGACCAGGCAGTAACTGCCGGCATTGAAGCACAGAAGGCGCGTGAGATCGGCCAGAGTAGCTTGTTCGACATCTTCGGTGGGTTGCCCGGTAGTAACCCAATTGTGAGCCGCATTCCGCTACCGCTGATCAATGAGACTGCTGCTGATCAGAAAGAGGTGCTGCTCTGGGAAAAAGAACTGCTTGGTCTGAACATTTCCGATGATCCAATTGCGAAGGCGCTGGAAGGGATCGATACAACCGGCGCTACCGATCTCGGCTCGATTGAAGCTGAGCACATTGGTGAGACTCTTACCTTTGTGGGTGTGCTAAGCGGTGTGCGGCGCATCGCGACGAAAAAGGGTGAGACGATGCTGGTCGCAACACTCGAAGACCTGACCGGCAGTATTGAGCTTGTTGTCTTTCCCAAGGTGTTGGCGAAAAGCGCCGATCTGTTGCAAAACGATGCCGTTGTGCGGGTCACGGCGAAGGTGGACAATCGTCGTGATACGCCCCAACTGGTAGTCGAGAGTGTGGAAGCACCGAAGAGTATTGATCAGGCAACGTCAGTTCAACCGGTTGAGATGGATCTAGAAGGCGTCAGTGATGATCTGGACGGCGAGCCAGTGGTCGATCTGCCGCCACTTCAGGCAGTCGAACCGCAACCCGCTGTCGCTGTTGCTCCTTCGCCACCACCGTCCCTTTCACCTGCCAAACCGCCTGCTGTTCGTCCACGCCAACCGGTGAAGTTAGCCGGTCACGGGAATGGCAATGGTGATGGTTATAGCAACGGCCATTCAACAATCCGGTCGAGTGCGCCAGGCTCGGAATCAGGACGGGGTGAAGGGGTATCGGCTCGTAACCTTCGTATCTACCTCCCCCGCAGCCACGATTTCGATGCTGATATTGCCCTTATGCAGCATATTCATCAGATTCTGAGTAACAGTCATGGCCACGACCAGGTAACGCTGTATGTGCCAAACGGGGTTGGGATGGTGGTGCTGCAATCGCAGCATACCATCACCATTTCCGATGCCCTGATTGCCGAGCTGAAGCAGGTGCTTGGACCTGAGCGTGTACTGGCATGA
- a CDS encoding superoxide dismutase, which translates to MAFEVPPLPYAYNALEPYIDEATMHFHHDNHHQTYVTNLNNALANYPELQSKTIEELLSNLDAIPEAIRTAVRNNGGGHWNHTFFWEIMAPNAGGAPDGELAAAIDAAFGSFDAFKEQFKAAALGRFGSGWAWLVAAKDGSLSIMSTPNQDNPLMEGKTAILGIDVWEHAYYLKYQYKRAAYVDAWWNVVNWAKVAEHYAAAKG; encoded by the coding sequence ATGGCTTTTGAAGTTCCACCGCTACCCTACGCTTACAACGCTCTCGAACCGTACATCGATGAAGCAACGATGCACTTTCACCACGATAATCATCATCAAACCTACGTGACCAACCTGAACAACGCTCTGGCAAATTATCCTGAGTTGCAGAGCAAGACGATTGAGGAGCTGTTGAGCAACCTTGACGCTATTCCTGAAGCTATTCGGACGGCGGTACGCAACAACGGTGGCGGGCACTGGAATCACACCTTTTTCTGGGAAATTATGGCCCCCAATGCCGGTGGTGCGCCCGATGGTGAGTTGGCTGCGGCAATCGACGCTGCCTTTGGCAGCTTCGATGCTTTCAAGGAGCAGTTTAAAGCAGCAGCCCTAGGCCGATTCGGGTCAGGCTGGGCCTGGCTGGTAGCCGCCAAGGATGGCAGCCTAAGCATTATGAGCACACCCAATCAGGATAATCCGTTGATGGAGGGGAAGACGGCAATCCTCGGCATTGACGTGTGGGAACACGCCTACTATCTGAAATATCAATACAAACGCGCCGCTTACGTTGATGCCTGGTGGAACGTGGTGAATTGGGCGAAGGTTGCTGAGCATTATGCTGCTGCGAAAGGCTAG